A section of the Amblyomma americanum isolate KBUSLIRL-KWMA chromosome 2, ASM5285725v1, whole genome shotgun sequence genome encodes:
- the LOC144119510 gene encoding solute carrier family 22 member 7-like: MAEKKQEAPEMSNTGWTRPVGSLLTSFACSDTRTTIQESMYCALGHGGFQRRVLCTGVLSVVVLLVHTFAYILIGRDIDHWCRPPDNLRHIPTHVWKNVAIPIEADGSVSRCTIYDPPLPLPEHAEEDRHAIRCHRWDYDIRDVSDSIVSRWNLVCGNRWMFEMSKANMLAAMLLVPAAGYAADLVGRQPVIIASAVALLACSVIASVAQTFSVFTVARFLVSAASCSVQVLIFILIYEVTASHKRAMYGVLDTAIGTTLVPPVLDGVALLQPRWHLSQAFLLLPSAALLFWCYLLDESPSWLFATRKFRAAEKVVLYAAQSNGVDLYKAQETLHLLKTQILKHDAAVHSPGSVMASESCIQHPAFRRKAVSVIISWFSVNLAYYGLVLRHSPNQTIWSVVQVVFQTLLYAGVCWFIGSHGQRETLSLLLGMLCVMAVVHACSSLVDVARLSAAVGVAVMSFASTALSLNYGYTAEVFPTVIRSIGLTVSYMFGRLAVLTAAFIVEFSGTPRDADVVLDFATAFLALLSALAIQWLPEIFAGKRPKKARALTEEERKAEILASLMPPASPRSGFQSSRRSSRRSRSKSASVSSASSGRSLSRSRTLVPKFADLEERSDAPAPHSGQW; this comes from the exons ATGGCTGAGAAGAAGCAGGAGGCACCGGAGATGAGCAACACTGGCTGGACGCGGCCCGTAGGCAGCCTCCTGACGAGCTTCGCATGCAGCGACACCCGCACCACCATTCAGGAGTCCATGTACTGCGCCTTGGGCCACGGCGGTTTCCAAAGGCGGGTGCTTTGCACGGGCGTGCTCTCAGTGGTTGTGCTGCTGGTGCACACGTTCGCATACATCCTCATCGGCCGCGACATCGACCACTGGTGCCGTCCGCCTGACAACCTGCGCCACATACCTACGCACGTCTGGAAGAACGTGGCCATCCCCATCGAAGCTGACGGTAGCGTCAGCCGCTGCACCATCTACGACCCGCCGCTGCCGTTG CCAGAACACGCTGAAGAGGACCGCCACGCCATtcgctgccatcggtgggactacGACATCCGGGACGTCAGCGACAGCATAGTGAGCCGATGGAACCTGGTATGCGGCAACCGATGGATGTTCGAAATGTCCAAGGCCAACATGCTGGCAGCCATGCTACTAGTTCCCGCCGCGGGCTACGCCGCCGACCTTGTGGGCCGCCAGCCCGTCATCATTGCAAGCGCGGTGGCCCTGCTCGCCTGCAGCGTGATCGCCAGCGTAGCGCAGACTTTCAGCGTATTCACGGTGGCTCGGTTCCTCGTGTCCGCGGCGAGCTGCTCTGTCCAGGTGCTCATCTTCATACTCATCTATGAGGTGACCGCCAGCCACAAGCGGGCCATGTACGGCGTACTGGACACAGCCATCGGCACGACGCTGGTGCCACCAGTGCTAGACGGGGTGGCGCTTCTGCAGCCGCGGTGGCACCTGTCTCAGGCTTTTCTGCTGCTTCCATCAGCCGCGCTCCTGTTCTGGTGCTACTTGCTGGACGAGTCACCCAGCTGGCTCTTCGCGACGCGCAAATTTCGTGCTGCAGAAAAGGTCGTCCTGTATGCGGCACAAAGCAACGGCGTAGATCTGTACAAAGCCCAAGAGACATTGCACCTGCTCAAGACTCAAATCCTGAAGCACGATGCTGCAGTCCACTCCCCAGGAAGTGTCATGGCGAGCGAGAGCTGCATACAACATCCAGCTTTCCGGAGGAAAGCGGTTTCGGTGATCATCTCGTGGTTCAGCGTCAATCTTGCGTACTACGGACTTGTTTTGCGCCACTCGCCAAACCAGACGATTTGGAGCGTAGTGCAGGTGGTCTTCCAGACGCTCCTCTACGCGGGCGTTTGCTGGTTCATCGGAAGCCACGGCCAGCGGGAGACGCTCTCTCTGCTGCTGGGAATGCTTTGCGTCATGGCGGTCGTGCACGCGTGCTCGTCCCTCGTGGACGTAGCACGACTGTCAGCTGCAGTGGGCGTCGCCGTAATGAGCTTCGCGTCTACGGCGCTTAGTCTCAACTACGGCTACACGGCCGAGGTGTTCCCAACTGTGATTCGCAGCATCGGGCTTACCGTGTCGTACATGTTTGGCCGCTTGGCCGTCCTCACGGCTGCCTTCATTGTAGAGTTCAGCGGCACACCGCGCGACGCCGACGTAGTGCTCGACTTCGCCACGGCGTTTCTGGCTCTCCTGAGTGCCTTGGCCATCCAATGGCTGCCGGAGATATTCGCCGGGAAGAGGCCCAAGAAGGCGCGCGCGCTGACGGAGGAAGAGAGGAAAGCGGAGATCTTGGCTTCGCTGATGCCCCCCGCGAGTCCCAGGAGCGGTTTCCAGTCATCCAGGCGCTCCTCACGGAGGTCAAGGTCCAAGTCTGCGTCAGTGTCGTCGGCGTCATCGGGCCGATCGCTCTCACGCAGCCGCACATTGGTGCCGAAATTTGCCGACTTGGAGGAGCGGTCTGACGCCCCAGCGCCGCACAGTGGGCAATGGTAA